Proteins from a genomic interval of Zingiber officinale cultivar Zhangliang chromosome 1B, Zo_v1.1, whole genome shotgun sequence:
- the LOC121983929 gene encoding beta-glucosidase 12-like isoform X2: MGMDAYRFSISWSRILPTGSLSGGINREGVDYYNNLINELIANGLQPFVTLFHWDSPQALEDKYGGFLSQLIVEDFRDFAEVCFREFGDRVKYWMTFNEPWTFALMVYPDGDKLGQCFPWASGECHVADLGRDPYTIAHYQLLAHTAAVALFREKFQAMQKGEIGIAINSHWFLPYNGTESDHEAASKSLDFMLGWLLDPLTQGDYPASMRTNVKDRLPKFTERESQMLKGSFDFVGINYYTSLYAYSNHPSTDANPNFYSDQHAIQTGKRAGVLIGPKAASDWLFIYPPGLKQLLLHVKTKYNNPVVYITENGVDEFNNETLSLEDALKDDTRTSYFEQHLFYLNQAIREGVDVRGYFAWSLLDNFEWRSGYTLRFGINFVDYKNGLKRYPKKSAIWFTKFLKG, translated from the exons ATGGGCATGGATGCATACAGATTTTCCATCTCTTGGTCCAGGATTTTACCAA CTGGAAGCTTAAGTGGAGGAATAAACAGGGAAGGAGTGGATTATTACAATAACCTCATCAATGAGCTAATAGCCAATG GTTTGCAGCCATTTGTGACACTCTTCCATTGGGACTCTCCTCAAGCATTGGAAGACAAATATGGGGGTTTCTTAAGCCAATTAATTGT TGAGGACTTCAGGGATTTTGCGGAGGTTTGCTTTAGGGAGTTCGGGGACAGGGTGAAGTACTGGATGACCTTCAACGAGCCATGGACTTTCGCTTTGATGGTGTACCCTGATGGAGACAAATTAGGCCAGTGTTTTCCTTGGGCATCAGGGGAGTGCCATGTTGCAGATTTGGGTAGGGATCCCTACACAATTGCTCATTATCAGCTTCTGGCTCATACAGCTGCCGTGGCTTTATTCAGAGAAAAATTCCAG GCTATGCAGAAAGGCGAGATAGGGATAGCCATAAACTCCCACTGGTTTCTACCCTACAATGGAACAGAATCTGACCATGAAGCTGCTTCCAAGTCTCTTGACTTCATGCTTGGATG GCTTTTGGATCCCTTAACTCAAGGGGATTACCCTGCAAGCATGAGGACTAATGTAAAAGACAGGTTGCCAAAGTTCACTGAGAGAGAGTCCCAGATGCTTAAAGGATCATTCGATTTTGTTGGAATCAACTACTACACCAGCCTCTATGCCTACAGCAATCACCCTTCCACTGATGCGAACCCTAATTTTTACAGTGATCAACATGCTATTCAAACAG GGAAAAGAGCTGGAGTTCTCATTGGACCGAAG gcTGCTTCAGATTGGTTGTTCATCTATCCACCAGGATTGAAACAGCTCTTACTCCATGTAAAGACCAAATACAACAATCCAGTGGTGTATATTACTGAGAATG GAGTTGATGAATTTAACAATGAAACCCTATCATTGGAAGACGCATTGAAGGATGATACAAGAACAAGCTACTTTGAACAACATCTCTTTTATCTTAATCAAGCAATCag GGAGGGTGTGGATGTGAGAGGATACTTTGCATGGTCTCTTTTGGATAACTTCGAATGGAGGTCAGGGTATACACTCAGGTTTGGCATAAACTTTGTGGACTACAAAAATGGATTGAAGAGGTACCCAAAGAAATCTGCCATTTGGTTCACCAAATTTTTGAAGGGATAA
- the LOC121983929 gene encoding beta-glucosidase 12-like isoform X1, translating into MTEDGKFIEREKYDLEYEGAATEGGRGPSIWDTLSHRHPELIADGSNGDVAVDSYHLYKEDVNIIKRMGMDAYRFSISWSRILPTGSLSGGINREGVDYYNNLINELIANGLQPFVTLFHWDSPQALEDKYGGFLSQLIVEDFRDFAEVCFREFGDRVKYWMTFNEPWTFALMVYPDGDKLGQCFPWASGECHVADLGRDPYTIAHYQLLAHTAAVALFREKFQAMQKGEIGIAINSHWFLPYNGTESDHEAASKSLDFMLGWLLDPLTQGDYPASMRTNVKDRLPKFTERESQMLKGSFDFVGINYYTSLYAYSNHPSTDANPNFYSDQHAIQTGKRAGVLIGPKAASDWLFIYPPGLKQLLLHVKTKYNNPVVYITENGVDEFNNETLSLEDALKDDTRTSYFEQHLFYLNQAIREGVDVRGYFAWSLLDNFEWRSGYTLRFGINFVDYKNGLKRYPKKSAIWFTKFLKG; encoded by the exons ATGACTGAAGATGGAAAATTTATAGAAAGAGAGAAATATGACTTGGAG TATGAAGGTGCAGCAACTGAAGGTGGCAGAGGGCCAAGCATTTGGGATACCCTCAGTCATAGGCACCCAG AGTTAATAGCTGATGGAAGCAATGGGGATGTAGCAGTTGACTCTTACCATCTCTACAAG GAAGATGTTAACATCATTAAGAGAATGGGCATGGATGCATACAGATTTTCCATCTCTTGGTCCAGGATTTTACCAA CTGGAAGCTTAAGTGGAGGAATAAACAGGGAAGGAGTGGATTATTACAATAACCTCATCAATGAGCTAATAGCCAATG GTTTGCAGCCATTTGTGACACTCTTCCATTGGGACTCTCCTCAAGCATTGGAAGACAAATATGGGGGTTTCTTAAGCCAATTAATTGT TGAGGACTTCAGGGATTTTGCGGAGGTTTGCTTTAGGGAGTTCGGGGACAGGGTGAAGTACTGGATGACCTTCAACGAGCCATGGACTTTCGCTTTGATGGTGTACCCTGATGGAGACAAATTAGGCCAGTGTTTTCCTTGGGCATCAGGGGAGTGCCATGTTGCAGATTTGGGTAGGGATCCCTACACAATTGCTCATTATCAGCTTCTGGCTCATACAGCTGCCGTGGCTTTATTCAGAGAAAAATTCCAG GCTATGCAGAAAGGCGAGATAGGGATAGCCATAAACTCCCACTGGTTTCTACCCTACAATGGAACAGAATCTGACCATGAAGCTGCTTCCAAGTCTCTTGACTTCATGCTTGGATG GCTTTTGGATCCCTTAACTCAAGGGGATTACCCTGCAAGCATGAGGACTAATGTAAAAGACAGGTTGCCAAAGTTCACTGAGAGAGAGTCCCAGATGCTTAAAGGATCATTCGATTTTGTTGGAATCAACTACTACACCAGCCTCTATGCCTACAGCAATCACCCTTCCACTGATGCGAACCCTAATTTTTACAGTGATCAACATGCTATTCAAACAG GGAAAAGAGCTGGAGTTCTCATTGGACCGAAG gcTGCTTCAGATTGGTTGTTCATCTATCCACCAGGATTGAAACAGCTCTTACTCCATGTAAAGACCAAATACAACAATCCAGTGGTGTATATTACTGAGAATG GAGTTGATGAATTTAACAATGAAACCCTATCATTGGAAGACGCATTGAAGGATGATACAAGAACAAGCTACTTTGAACAACATCTCTTTTATCTTAATCAAGCAATCag GGAGGGTGTGGATGTGAGAGGATACTTTGCATGGTCTCTTTTGGATAACTTCGAATGGAGGTCAGGGTATACACTCAGGTTTGGCATAAACTTTGTGGACTACAAAAATGGATTGAAGAGGTACCCAAAGAAATCTGCCATTTGGTTCACCAAATTTTTGAAGGGATAA